TGTACAATCGTTGCGGTTACTGATGGTGAAGAAGAATTTATAGATAATAATGCCAATGGCATTTATGATACTGGAGAATTTTTTGTAGATACTAATGACGATATCTATATTGATGTAAATGATAATGAAAAATACGATTCTAATGAACTATTCATAGTTGACAATAATAAAAATGGAATTTTTGATGGTCCTAATGACGTTTGGGATAATAATAAACGTATCTCCAAAAAAATTAATATGTTCATAACGGGAGAACCAAAGCTGGTTGTGGCTGAAAAACGAGAAGATGGGAAATATCATCTTATTACTGAATCGGAATTTCAAGAAATTGTTGCACCTACAGGTAATAGTGATCAAGATAATGATAAAGGAAATGGAAAACGAAGTTTTGCGTTTGCGCTGCATGATGCCAACTATAATCAACCCATCGCTGGAACTACATTATCACTTGAATCTAAAGGTCAAACCGTAATAGATGCAGATGGTAATGAATGCTCTACAAATGGAGAATTATCAATAGATTCATTTGATTATGTTGAATCAAAAAAACCAGGCACTGAAATTTTATACGTTACTCTTACTAATGATAATGACACTGGAAAGAATATAAATGTCAACCTCAAGTTTAATTGGAAATGGAAAGGTAGCACAACTGTGAAATCGTACCAAGGTATACTTAAGTCTTCTTTAACTTCAACTCTTTGTAAAAAGCCGACTAACTCTAGCAGTAGCAGTTCAAATGGTGGTTCCTAGCCAATTTGATTTAACTAAAATCAAGCCAATCTCTCATTATTCTCGGGATTTAATTGAAAATAAACCGAAAATAATGAGAGATTATAATTCGAAATTGAGCCCTAATTGTGCAAAATTCAATCACAGACTGGCACACACGCCAGTAACGTCTATTCCTCAAACAACATACAGAGGTACGCAAAATTTTCGCGTTATGAATAATTACAATATTGGGATGGGAATAAAGAAATGAAAAATCAAGAGAAGGAGAAAGCTTTGAAGAAATAAGAAATGAAATACAAAATGTCTAATAAAAACACTCAAAACATTACAAGCGCATAAATATTGCGCCTAATGCTTTAGTTGATGATTAAAGCAAGGAATGGATTTATATTATACTTATGCACTTTTAATAGGCCGATCTACGAGTTCCACGATAGCCATTAATGCCATGTCTCCTGGACGAAAACCATTTTTGAGGATACGTAAATAACCACCTGGACGCTCTCGATAGCGCGGCCCTAATTCATTAAACAGCTTGGTAACGACGCCACGATTCCGCAGGCGTGCAAAAGCCAGCCGCCGATGAGCGACGGAATCAATTTTTGCTAGAGTAATAAGAGGCTCAACAACTCTGCGTAACTCCTTAGCTTTTGGTAGTGTGGTACGGATAATTTCATTCTCGAACAAAGAACCTGCCATATTTTTAAGCATCGCATGACGATGACTTGAGTTACGACTTAATTGCCGACCACTATTACGGTGACGCATGATCGATACCTTGAATTTTAATGTGTTTACAAATTAATTTAACTTTTCTTCATTATTATTACGATACATGCTTGGCACTGGCCAATTTTCTAGCTTCATACCCAACGATAACCCTTTAGAAACTAGCACATCTTTAATTTCGGTAAGCGATTTTTTTCCTAAATTAGGTGTTTTGAGCAACTCAACCTCGGTACGTTGAATTAAATCGCCAATCAGGAAAATATTTTCGGCTTTTAAACAATTAGCTGAACGTACTGTAAGTTCTAAATCATCTACAGGACGCAGCAGGAGTGGATTAACATCAATCCCACGCGGCTGGTTCATGAATTCTTCTTTACCTTGAAGCTCCACGAATACCGCAAGTTGCTCCTGAAGAATGGTAGCAGCAATCCTGATGGTTTCCTCGGGATCAACCGTGCCATTAGTCTCTAAATCAAGAACCAGCCGATCTAGGTTAGTTCTTTGTTCAACACGGGCGCTTTCGACGTTATAAGTTACACGACGAATGGGACTGAAAGATGCATCAAGTAAAAGTTTTTCAATGGATCTCTGTTCTTCTTCGCCTGGTTGTCGTACCAATGCTGGTTGATAGCCACGCCCGCGACGTACCTTGAGCCTCATGGTAAGCTCGCCATCTTTAGTAAGATTAGCAATGACATGGGTAGGATTAAAAATTTCTAAATCTGGTTCATATTGAAAATCCCCTGCCAATACTTGACCTGGACCTTTTTTAGTTAACGTCATGTAGGACTCGATATGGTCTCCAACCATACGAATGGCTAAACCTTTAAGATTGAGTAAAATATCGATGATATCCTCTTGAACACCTTCTTTAGTAGTGTAATCATGAAGTACACCCTCAATTTCAGCTTCTACCACCGCTGCTCCGGGAATTGATGAAAGAAGAATTCTCCGCAATGAATTTCCTAAAGTATGACCGAAACCACGCTCAAGAGGTTCAACTATCACTTGCGCCCGAAACGGACTTACGGCCTGGACTTTAACTAGGCCCAGGCGAGGCTTAAGATCCGCTACCGCACTCTGCATTTGGAGGCCCATAAATTATTTGGAATACAACTCAACAACCATTTGCTCGCTGATCGTAGCGGGTAAATCGCTACGTTCGGGCAATCTTTTGAAAATACCTTGCATTTTGTTGGCATCGACTTCTATCCATGAGGGAATACCGCGCTGAACAGCCATTTCCAGAGCTGCTTTGATACGCAGATGTTCTTTTGCTTTATCCACCACGGCAATTATATCGTTAGGACGAACTTGGTAAGATGGAATATTGACACGTTGACCATTGACAACAATGGTATTATGACGCACAAGCTGACGCGCCTCAGAGCGCGAAGCACCAAACCCCATGTGATGAACTACACTATCAAGTCGTGACTCCAATGATTTAAGTAAATTTTCGCCGGTTGAACCCTTTTTTCGATCAGCTTCTTCATAATAAAGGTGGAATTGCTGCTCCAAGACACCATAGATACGACGAATCTTCTGCTTTTCACGTAGCTGTCCGGCATAATCAGAAAGTCGGGAACGGCGTTGACCGTGTTGGCCAGGTGGAAATGGACGTACTTCCACTGCACACTTTGCAGTAAAGCACTTTTCACCTTTAAGAAAGAGCTTTTCTCCCTCACGACGACAATGACGACATTTCGATCCGATATACTTTGCCATAAGAAGCCCTCCAGCTCAGACTCGTCGCTTCTTTGGGGGGCGACAGCCATTATGGGGAATAGGAGTCACATCATTAATACTGATTACTTTAAATCCCCCAGCATTCAATGCACGTACTGCGGATTCTCGTCCTGGCCCAGGACCTTTGACCCTGACTTCAACATTTTTCATTCCAAATTCTTTCACGATTATTCCTACTTTTTCTGCAGCAACTTGAGCAGCAAAAGGTGTACTTTTGCGTGAGCCACGAAAACCACTACCGCCCGCAGTTGCCCACGCTAATGCATTTCCTTGACGATCAGTGATAGTAATAATTGTGTTATTGAAAGAGGCATGCACATGGGCTATACCATCCACGATATTTTTTTTTACGCGCTTACGAACGCGACTGACTGCTTTAACCATAGATTTCCTGTCAGAGTGGAGCCATTATTTTTTAATGGGCTTGCGAGGTCCTTTACGAGTACGGGCATTTGTTCTAGTACGCTGGCCACGCACTGGCAAACCACGTCGATGACGCAACCCTCGATAGCAACCAAGGTCCATAAGTCGTTTAATACTCATTGATATCTCACGCCTGAGATCTCCTTCGACGGTATACTTGCTTACTTCCATCCGCAGAGCGTCGATTTCAGCTTCACTTAAATCAACAACCTTGCGCTCTGGTCGAATACCCGTCGCGGCACAGATTACCCTAGCATGGCTCGCTCCGATGCCATAAATAGCCTGAAGGCCAATTATTGTATGCTTTTGAGCCGGAATGTTAATACCAGCAATGCGGGCCATCCAATTTTCTCCTAAAATCATTAATTGGCTAATTTAAGATTGTAAAATAGTACATAACGAGACTGCAAGATGATCTATTTATTTCTCTATAATTTTTTATCAAAAATTCATACCTAAAAAGACGCATAAAGATTATTATTAACCCTGACGTTGCTTATGCCGAGCATCTTCACAAATCACACGTACCACACCTTTACGACGAATAATTTTACAATTACGACACATTTTTTTTACAGAAGCGCGCACTTTCATTTTGATCCCCTAATTTTAACTCCGTTCAACGAACCAACCCAGTTCCAGTTCGACCGCTAGCCTTGAAATTTTTTTTCAACAAACCATCATATTGGTGAGACATAATGTGTGCCTGGATCTGTGCCATAAAATCCATGACTACCACTACAATAATTAACAATGAAGTACCACCAAAATAAAATGGAACATTCCAGTTCAAGATTAAGAATTCCGGTAACAAGCAGACAACCGTAATGTAGATTGCTCCTGCGATAGTTAAGCGTGACATTACCTGATCAATATAACGTGCAGTTTGCTCGCCAGGTCTAAATCCTGGAATGAAAGCACCCGATTTTTTTAAATTTTCTGCTGTTTCTTTTGGATCAAACACTAATGCTGTATAAAAAAAAGAGAAAAATACAATAGCAATCGCATAAGTTAAAACATAAATTGGTTGTCCAGGCGATAATGTAGAGGAAATGTCATGTAACCATTCCATTCCTTCCGCTTGACCGAACCATCCACCCAACGTTGCTGGAAATAAAATAATGGATGATGCGAAAATAGGTGGAATAACTCCCGCCATATTCAATTTAAGCGGAAGATGACTAGTTTGACCTGCATATAGACGTCTGCCTTGTTGACGCTTGGCGTAATTAACTGTAATGCGACGTTGACCCTTTTCAACAAAAACAACAAACCCAGTTACCGCCACAGCAATGGCGAGTAAAAATAACACCAATAATGCATGCATCTCACCAGTACGAGCCAATTCTAAAGTGCTACCTATTGCTGCTGGTAGACCTGCTACAATGCCTCCAAAAATAATCATCGAAATACCGTTACCTATACCACGTTCAGTAACCTGTTCGCCTAACCACATTAAAAAAAGAGTTCCTGTTACAAGTGATATAGTCGCAATAAAACGAAATCCCCAACCTGCTTCTACTACTACAGGATATCCGCCTGCAATTTGACTTTCCAAGGCAATAGCAACACCCACTGCTTGAACACTTGCCAGAATGACCGTTCCATAACGAGTGTATTGAGTAATTTTACGTCTACCTGATTCACCTTCTTTCTTCAGTTGTTCCAACTTTGGATGTACTACTGTGAGAAGCTGCAAAATAATGGATGCCGATATATAAGGCATGATTCCTAATGCAAATACTGTTAAGCGTCGTAAAGCTCCTCCCGAGAACATATTGAACATATCCAAAATAGTGCCCTTCTGAGATCGAAATAACTCCGCTAATGCTAAAGGATCAATCCCAGGCACTGGAATATGCGCTCCAATCCTGAATACTACTAATGCTCCAAGAAGAAACAAAAGGCGTTGCTTAAGTTCAGTGAATCTGCCTACTCCTCCAGCCAGATTTGTATTCATTAATACTCAATCCTCAACGGAGCCACCCACTGCTTCAATTGCCGATCGTGCACCTGAACTTACTCCCACACCCTTAAGCGTAATTGGATACTCTAAAGTTCCACGAACGATAACTTTAGCTTTTTTTACAGTACGAGATACGATTCCCGCTGACTTAAGAATGGCTAAATCAACAATTTGTTTATTAAACTGTCCAAGTTGATATAAACGAACCTCAGCTACATCATTAGATGTCAATGATAGAAATCCAAATTTAGGTAAACGCCGTTGTAATGGCATCTGTCCTCCCTCAAAACCGACCTTATGATAACCACCCGCCCGGGCTTTTTGGCCCTTGTGACCACGCCCTGATGTTTTACCAAAACCAGATCCAATGCCGCGTCCTAAACGCTTAGGTGTGAACTTGGAGCCTTGAGCGGGTTTGAGAGTATTCATTCTCATGAACATGACTCCTCAACACGAAGTAAATAAGAAATTTTGCAAATCATTCCCTTCACGGATGGAGTATCTTCAAGTATGACTGTTTGATTAATACGACGAAGTCCTAAGCCAATCAGTGTAGCTCGATGCGATGGTAATCGACCATAACGACTACGAATTAATGTTATTTTTACGGTTTTTTTGACCATGACATTAACTCAAAATTTCTTCAATGGTTTTTCCCCGCTTGGCTGCAACTATTTCTGGAGCCAGCATCATACGTAATCCTTTAAGAGTTGCACGAACCACATTAATAGGATTTGTGGATCCCATATTTTTAGAAAGAACATCCTTAATTCCTACCACATCAAAAACAGCACGCATCGCACCACCCGCTATTATACCTGTTCCTTCGGAAGCAGGTTGCATATAAACTCGTGCTGCACCATGTTCAGAAGTTATAGGATAGTACAATGTTTGACCATTAATAGGTACTTTACGTAGATCACGCCGCGCGCTTTCCATTGCTTTCTGTATAGCCGCAGGTACTTCTCGTGCTTTACCTCTACCGATACCTACACGACCCTTACCATCACCTACCACGGTCAAAGCGGAAAAGCTAAATTGACGCCCCCCTTTGACAACTTTAGCGACACGATTAACAGCAACCAATTTTTCTTGTAAGCCATCATTGTTCTTAGGAACGTCGTACGATGCCATTGATTCAGCCTTAAATTAAAATTTCAAACCTTGCTCACGAGCGGCATCAGCTAGTGCTTTAACCCTTCCATGATACTGAAAACCACTACGATCAAAGGCAACATTGGTAATCCCCACAGCTAGTGCCCGTTCTGCTACTAATCGACCTACCGCTGCTGCTGCTTTAATATTACCAGTATAAAGTAAACTCAACTTTAAGATCGGATCCACAGTTGAAGCAGACACTAACACATGATTACCTCTAGAAGTAATCACCTGCGCATAAATATGGCGTGGAGTACGATGAATACATAAACGTGTAGCACACATTTCACGAATTTTGATGCGAGTCCGTAATGCACGCCGCAATCTAGCACTTTTTTTATCCATATATGAGAACTCTATTTTTTCTTAGCTTCTTTACGGACAATAACTTCATCTGAATATTTGACGCCTTTTCCCTTGTAGGGTTCTGGTGGTCTATAGGATCGAATATTCGCCGCTACCTGTCCTACTAATTGACGGCTAACACCATTGATCAAAATTTCAGTAGATGATGGAGTTTCGATCTTAATTCCTTCAGGAACATTAAAAATCAACGGATGTGAGTAGCCCAAAGTCAAATTAAGTTTGGCACCTTGCGCCTGAGCACGATATCCTACACCGACTAATTCAAGCTTACGCTGAAAACCAATTGTTACCCCTTTAACCATATTGAAGAGTAATGCTCGTGTTGTACCAGCATGCTGATCAGCATCCGTGGTTAAGGGAATTATATGTAACATATTGCCTTGTTGTATTATTTGAACCTGAGGAAATAAATCAAGCTGAATCTCACCTTTTGGCCCTTTAACACGCACTCGTTTGCTATCAATACCTATTTGTACTCCCGCAGGAAGAGCAACGGGTTTCTTCGCTATTCTAGACATAGAATCAACCATTAAAAGAAATGACACAAAACTTCACCACCCTGTCCTGCGGAACGCGCCGCACGATCAGTCATAATTCCTTTTGGGGTCGAAATAATAGCAATTCCTAATCCACCCATAATTTTTGGTAATTCATTACAATTTTTATAGATACGTAATCCTGGTCGACTAGCCCTGCGTACTTGTTCAATAACTGGCATATTTTGGAAATATTTAAGAGTAATAGTTAAGGCTGATTTACCTTTTAATTCTTGAGTAATTACATCCTGAATATAACCTTCTGCTTTAAGTAGTTCAGCGATAGCCTGTTTTAATTTAGAATGCGGTATAGTTACCGCGACCTTCCGTAACGCTTGACCATTACGAATCTGTGTTAGCATATCGGCGATAGGATCGGTCATGCTCATCTGCTAATTACTCCTAATTTAGTAATCCAACAATTAGTTCAGACATCACTACCAACTTGCCTTAACCAATCCAGGAATATCACCACGCATTGCAGCTTCACGTAATTTATTACGTGCTAAACCGAATTTACGATAATAACCATGCGGACGCCCAGTAATTCGGCATCGATTATGCAGTCGTACCGCACTCGAGTCTCGAGGTAACAACCATAATTGATGTGCAGCTTTAGTACGTTCTTCGTCACTGAGATGAAGATCAATGATACGTTTTTTTAGATCGGCACGCTTCTCAGCGTATTTTTTAACTAACTGAATTCGACGCTTTTCTCGATTCGCCATGCAGGTCTTTGCCATGATCATGTCCGGAAAGGAAAATTAAATGCTTGTAATAACTCACGCCCTTCCTCATCAGAGGAAGCTGTGGTAGTGATTGTAATATCTAATCCTCTCAATCGATCAATTTTATCGTAATCAATTTCTGGAAAAATAATTTGTTCCTTTATTCCTAGACTAAAATTACCTCTACCATCGAATGAACGAGGACTGATACCACGGAAATCACGCATTCGTGGAATAGAAACATTCACCAGGCGATCAAAAAATTCGTACATTCTTTCTTGACGCAGTGTAACTTTACACCCAATAGGCCATCCTTCACGAACCTTAAAATTAGCGACAGATTTACGTGCCTTAGTCACTACTGGTTTTTGACCAGAGATTCTAGCTAAATCAGCAAGCGCATTTTCCAGAATTTTTTTATCAAAAACTGCTTCACCTACTCCCATGTTAAGAGTAATCTTAGCAAGATGCGGCACCTGCATAACACTTTTGTAACTAAACCGATCCATAAGTTTTGGAATAACAACTTGGCGGTAATAATTTTTTAATCGAGACATGGTATATTTACCTAGCCTTCACCTAGATTTCACTGAAATAATTATATTTAACTAAGATTTAAATCTTAAATTATATAATATATTATATATTATATATTATATAATTTCATTATTTGATTTAAAATAACGCACTTTACGTCCATCTGCCAAAAATCGAAATCCGACATGATCTCCTTTACAGGTTGCAGAGTTATATAGCATCACATTAGAAACATGAAGCGGCATTGCCTTTTCAACAATTGCTGGATTTATATTTTTTCTCGGATTACCACGAGTATGCCGTTTAGCAATATTGATACCTTCTACTACAACACGATTTTTACTGGTTATAATACGATCAACCGTACCACGCTTTCCTTTGTCTTTACCAGCAATAATAAGAACCTGATCACCTTTCTTAATTTTATTCATAAGAATCAATTCCGTCTCACAATACTTCTGGCGCAAGCGAAACTATCTTCATAAAACGTTCGCTACGTAATTCACGAGTAACTGGACCAAAAATACGGGTACCAATTGGTTGGAGTTGATTATTCAATAATACAGCAGCATTACCATCAAAACGAATTAATGATCCATCTGGTCTTCGTACTCCTTTACGAGTACGAACTACTACAGCATCATATACATCACCTTTTTTTACTTTACCTCGTGGGATTGCTTCCTTAATACTTACTTTAATAATATCTCCAATTCCAGCATAATGCCGTTTTGATCCCCCTAAAACCTTGATACACATCACCCTACGTGCGCCACTATTATCCGCTGCATCAAGAATAGTCTGCATCTGAATCATTAATAATTTCTCCTAACCACAAATTCTAATTTTTCTCTCAGAGATATAGATAAAATAATAGCATCAAAGCATATAAAAGCCAACCCTGATTCATGAGTTAACTGACATTAAATTATTAAATTAATTTTTCCATAATTTCTGCTAAACGCCAACTTTTAGTTTTAGCCAAAGGACGACATTGTTCAATGGATACCACATCACCTTCTTGACAAATATTGTTTTCGTCATGTGCATGATACTTTGTGGATCGAAGCATGTACTTTTGATAAAGAGGATGTTTAACTTGACGTTCTACCAATACAGTAATGGTTTTATCCATTTTGTTACTAATTACTCGACCGATTACCTTACGCGTAATTTTTTCCGCATACTCACTCATAGATTCGCCTTTTATTAATCTACCCGGTTTTTTCATTTAACACCGTTTTGACACGGGCAATATTACGGCGTACTGTCTTGAACTGATGATTTTTTGTAAATTGTTGATTTGATGCACGCTGCATGCGAAGATTAAAATGTTCTCGCAATAAAGCTAAAAGTTCAATATTTAACTCATCAGCACCTTTTTTTCTCAATTCTGAGGCATTCATCACATCACCGTCCGAATAACAAAAATAGTTTGTACCGGCAGTTTGGCCGCTGCTAAACGAAAAGCCTCACGAGCAATTTCTTCGCTTACTCCTTCCATCTCATAAAGCATCCTCCCTGGCTGAACTTGTGCAATCCAGAATTCCACGCCACCTTTCCCATTACCCATACGTACTTCAAGAGGTTTTTTGGTAATAGGTTTATCCGGAAAAATTCGAATCCACAACTTTCCACCACGTTTGACATGACGACTGACTGTACGCCGAGCAGCTTCAATTTGACGAGAAGTGAGCTGTCCCCACCCCAAAGATTTAAGCCCGTAAGCACCAAAGCTTACTTGATTTGCACTTGTAGCTACACCACGATTACGCAGTTTTTGCTGTTTGCGAAATTTAGTTCTTTTGGGCTGCAACATAATTAATAGCTCCGATCACCCCGTTGAGAGCGATCTCCACGGTCACCACGATGACTACCGCGTTCACCACGTGAACCCCGTTCACTACGCTCTCCTTTTTCACCACGCTCGCTTCGTTCACCACGCCCACTGGCCTGTTTTTCAGTGCTTATTTCTGTAATTCCATCTCTACTACCCAAAATTTCACCTTTAAAAATCCAAACTTTTACTCCGATTACGCCATAGGTTGTACGGGCTTCAGCAAGACCATAATCAACATCGGCACGAAAAGTATGTAATGGTACACGACCCTCGTGATACCATTCGCTTCGCGCAATTTCAGCACCATTAAGCCGCCCTGAAATACGTACCTTAATACCTAATCCGCCAATTCTCATTGCATTAGTTACAGCACGTTTCATAGCTCTGCGAAACATAATACGCTTTTCAAGCTGTTGCGCAATGCTTTCTGCTACTAATTGCGCATCTAGTTCCGCCTTACGAATTTCTTCAATTGAGACCCGCACAGGCATATTCATAATTTGTCCTAACTCTTTACGCAAGAATTCAATATCTTCGCCTTTTTTACCGATTACAATCCCTGGTCGAGCGGTATGAATAGTAACATGAGCATTGCGTGCTGGCCGTTCGATATAGATACGACTCACTGAAGCAGCTGCAAGTTTCTTACGAAGATAATCTCTAACTTTGATATCCATATTGAGATAATCTGGAAATTCTTTTGTATTAGCATACCACTTTGCATTCCAATCACGTACGATACCCAGACGAATGCCGATCGGATTAACTTTATGCCCCATGCTAACCCCAATTACTTATCAGCGACAGTCACAGTAATGTGACTAGTACGCTTCAGAATATGCGAGCCTCGACCCTTAGCGCGAGCGTGCATACGCTTGGCAATGGGGCCCCCATTGACCCAAATAGCTGATACTCGTAAATCATCAACATCAGCCCCTGCATTATGTTCAGCATTGGCAATAGCAGATTCTAATACTTTTTTAACGATACCTGCGGCTTTTTTGTTAGTAAATGCAAGAACATTAAGCGCACGCCCAACAGGTAAACCGCGAACTAAATCCGCAACTAAGCGAGTTTTTTGCGCTGAAATTCGTGCGTAACGCAATGTGGCTTTTGTTTCAGCCATGCCAGACCCCATCATTTTTTCTTGGTCTTTCTGTCCGCAGCATGTCCTTTAAAAACACGCGTCGCGGCAAATTCACCCAATTTATGGCCAATCATATTTTCGGTAATCATTACCGGCACATGTGCTCGACCGTTATGAATTGCAATAGTTAGCCCGATCATGTCAGGCACCACCATGGAACGACGCGACCATGTTTTAATAGGACGCTTGCTTCCAGAGGCGGTAACCCCCTCTACTTTCTTAGCCAAATGCAGATCGACAAATGGCCCTTTCTTAATGGAACGTGGCACTTTTCCGACCTCGCTTAACCCTATTTCCGATGACGTCGACGTACGATCATATTAGTTGTTCGTTTGTTGTGGCGAGTTTTATGACCCTTTGTAGGTTGACCCCATGGACTAACCGGGTGACGACCACCAGAAGTGCGCCCCTCACCACCGCCGTGTGGATGATCAACTGGATTCATAGCCACCCCACGAACTGTAGGTCGAATACCTCTCCAACGTTTAGCACCTGCCTTCCCCAACGAAGACAAAGAATGTTCCTCGTTGCCTACTTCACCAATTGTAGCTCGACACTCAGCGTGAACCTTACGTATTTCTCCAGAACGTAACCTTAATGTTACGTAAGCACCATCCCTAGCAATAAGTTGAGCCGATGCTCCTGCACTTCGAGCAAGTTGAGCTCCCTTACCCGGCTTCATTTCCACGCAGTGAATCAATGAACCTACCGGTACATTACGTAATGGTAAGCAATTACCTGGTTTAATCGATGCCTCGTTACCGGAAAGAATTTCATTTCCAACATTTACTCCCTTAGGAGCAATAATATAACGTCGCTCACCATCAATATAAAGAACCAATGCAAGATGAGCACTTCGGTTGGGATCATATTCTAAGCGTTCAACACGCCCTGGAACTCCATCCTTGTCTCGTTTAAAATCAACGAAACGGTAATGTTGACGTTGACCTCCACCCTGATGGCGTGTAGTAATGCGACCCTGATTATTGCGCCCCCCTTTTTTAATCTGACTTTCTACAAGTGGCTTAAAGGGACTACCTTTATGTAAATCAGGAGTTATTACCTGAACTACAAAACGACGCCCGGGCGAAGTAGGCTTTGCTTTGATGATGGTCATAATTAAAACCTTATCACTAATTGCATCAAAAGAAATGATCTTAAATAAAATTTCTAAACTTTATTAAAAAATAAAATTACGCTTAATTTTATCTTTATATTTTTAAATATTTTAGTATTAGGATTTGGAATCTAACATATCTATTGAGAAACCTGGCTGCAAAGACACATAGGCTTTTTTCCAATCGCTTCGCTTTCCCAATCTTCGTCCAAAACGCTTAATCTTACCTTTTACATTAACTGTTTGGACAGTATCTACTTTAACATTGAACAGTAACTCTACAGCATTTTTAATCTCCGACTTGTTCGCATCACATAAAACTCGAAACGTTGCCTGATTACTATTAGCATTCAGTTTTACTGTCTTTTCTGAAATACGTAGATATCGTAAGACTTTTATTAGCCGTTCCTGGTTCATGCGAGTCTCTCTTCAATTTGCCGTAAAGCACCTACAGTCATGAGTACCTTTTCAAACTTTACCAAACTCACCGGATCAACAACCCTGGCTTCGACAAGCCCCACACTGTGCAAATTGCGTGCAGCTAAATAGAGGTGCTCAGTTAAAGCATCAGTAATAATAAGCACATTTACTTTTTCTTTACCATGATCTTTACCGTGATCTTGATCATTACATCTGACTAATGGAGGAATAGTAGTAAATAAAGAGACAAGTTCTCGAGTTTTGGGCGTAACTGGCTGAAGCTCATCTACGACAATTAAACGATCTTGGCGAACTAACTCGGAAAGAATCGACCGCATCGCACCTCGATACATTTTACGATTAACTTTTTGTGTATGATCTTGAGGGCGAGCCGCAAAAGTTCTACCCCCGCCTCGCCATAATGGACTACGTGTCGTACCTGCACGGGCACGACCTGTA
This is a stretch of genomic DNA from Gammaproteobacteria bacterium. It encodes these proteins:
- the rplE gene encoding 50S ribosomal subunit protein L5 produces the protein MSRLKNYYRQVVIPKLMDRFSYKSVMQVPHLAKITLNMGVGEAVFDKKILENALADLARISGQKPVVTKARKSVANFKVREGWPIGCKVTLRQERMYEFFDRLVNVSIPRMRDFRGISPRSFDGRGNFSLGIKEQIIFPEIDYDKIDRLRGLDITITTTASSDEEGRELLQAFNFPFRT
- the rpsN gene encoding 30S ribosomal subunit protein S14, with translation MAKTCMANREKRRIQLVKKYAEKRADLKKRIIDLHLSDEERTKAAHQLWLLPRDSSAVRLHNRCRITGRPHGYYRKFGLARNKLREAAMRGDIPGLVKASW
- the rpsQ gene encoding 30S ribosomal subunit protein S17, yielding MSEYAEKITRKVIGRVISNKMDKTITVLVERQVKHPLYQKYMLRSTKYHAHDENNICQEGDVVSIEQCRPLAKTKSWRLAEIMEKLI
- the rpmC gene encoding 50S ribosomal subunit protein L29: MNASELRKKGADELNIELLALLREHFNLRMQRASNQQFTKNHQFKTVRRNIARVKTVLNEKTG
- the rplF gene encoding 50S ribosomal subunit protein L6; this encodes MSFLLMVDSMSRIAKKPVALPAGVQIGIDSKRVRVKGPKGEIQLDLFPQVQIIQQGNMLHIIPLTTDADQHAGTTRALLFNMVKGVTIGFQRKLELVGVGYRAQAQGAKLNLTLGYSHPLIFNVPEGIKIETPSSTEILINGVSRQLVGQVAANIRSYRPPEPYKGKGVKYSDEVIVRKEAKKK
- the rpmD gene encoding 50S ribosomal subunit protein L30, producing the protein MVKKTVKITLIRSRYGRLPSHRATLIGLGLRRINQTVILEDTPSVKGMICKISYLLRVEESCS
- the rplN gene encoding 50S ribosomal subunit protein L14, whose translation is MIQMQTILDAADNSGARRVMCIKVLGGSKRHYAGIGDIIKVSIKEAIPRGKVKKGDVYDAVVVRTRKGVRRPDGSLIRFDGNAAVLLNNQLQPIGTRIFGPVTRELRSERFMKIVSLAPEVL
- the rpsH gene encoding 30S ribosomal subunit protein S8, with translation MSMTDPIADMLTQIRNGQALRKVAVTIPHSKLKQAIAELLKAEGYIQDVITQELKGKSALTITLKYFQNMPVIEQVRRASRPGLRIYKNCNELPKIMGGLGIAIISTPKGIMTDRAARSAGQGGEVLCHFF
- the rplR gene encoding 50S ribosomal subunit protein L18, whose protein sequence is MDKKSARLRRALRTRIKIREMCATRLCIHRTPRHIYAQVITSRGNHVLVSASTVDPILKLSLLYTGNIKAAAAVGRLVAERALAVGITNVAFDRSGFQYHGRVKALADAAREQGLKF
- the rpsE gene encoding 30S ribosomal subunit protein S5, with amino-acid sequence MASYDVPKNNDGLQEKLVAVNRVAKVVKGGRQFSFSALTVVGDGKGRVGIGRGKAREVPAAIQKAMESARRDLRKVPINGQTLYYPITSEHGAARVYMQPASEGTGIIAGGAMRAVFDVVGIKDVLSKNMGSTNPINVVRATLKGLRMMLAPEIVAAKRGKTIEEILS
- the rplX gene encoding 50S ribosomal subunit protein L24, whose product is MNKIKKGDQVLIIAGKDKGKRGTVDRIITSKNRVVVEGINIAKRHTRGNPRKNINPAIVEKAMPLHVSNVMLYNSATCKGDHVGFRFLADGRKVRYFKSNNEII